From a region of the Candidatus Brocadiaceae bacterium genome:
- a CDS encoding sialate O-acetylesterase, whose translation MFPSRRRFAPVLLVSLVLNFLFIAPGVSADVQPHTLFGDNMVLQQRADVPVWGTADPGEAVTVSIAGQTAQTTANPDGSWMLKLKPLEPGGPHQMTIAGKTTVTIDNVLVGEVWVASGQSNMNFELGDAANGPEEVANANYPSIRFFYVNDKSLPEPVKTVRGRWRVCTPADARGFSATAYFFARHLHRQLDVPIGILQSSHGASPAEAWTEARALKACIPEAVERYEEVRNDRILERHERELAAWEEAGGEAGGRPKPQKPKLPRAGTWVHMPSGFWNGAIYPLIPYAIRGTIWYQGESNTDTAEQTAEYHRLLPAMIRSWRQEWGQGDFPFLIVELAPYLRVREEPSDGRYPRVREAQRITAGNVPHTGLISTTDIGDARDPHPKNKQDVGRRLGLLAEAMVYGRDVVYSGPVLESVEIEGNRVRLTFKHVHGGLVTNPPDQPVTGFAVAGEDRRFVWAQAGIDGSDVLVRSDEVTAPVAVRYAWADNPVCNLFNRDGLPAFPFRTDDW comes from the coding sequence ATGTTTCCGAGCAGAAGGCGTTTCGCGCCCGTCCTCCTCGTGTCGCTTGTCCTGAACTTCCTGTTCATCGCCCCCGGCGTCTCCGCCGACGTTCAGCCCCACACGCTGTTCGGCGACAACATGGTCCTCCAGCAGAGGGCCGACGTCCCCGTCTGGGGCACCGCCGACCCGGGGGAGGCGGTCACTGTCTCCATTGCCGGGCAGACGGCGCAAACGACGGCGAACCCGGACGGGTCCTGGATGCTCAAGCTCAAGCCCCTGGAACCGGGCGGACCGCACCAGATGACCATCGCCGGGAAGACGACCGTCACCATAGACAACGTCCTGGTGGGCGAGGTCTGGGTGGCGTCGGGGCAGTCCAACATGAACTTCGAGCTCGGCGACGCCGCGAACGGCCCCGAGGAGGTTGCCAACGCGAACTACCCGAGCATCCGCTTCTTCTACGTCAACGACAAGTCCCTCCCCGAGCCGGTCAAGACCGTACGTGGTCGCTGGCGCGTCTGCACCCCTGCCGACGCTCGAGGCTTCTCCGCCACCGCGTATTTCTTCGCACGACACCTCCATCGCCAACTCGACGTCCCCATCGGCATCCTTCAGTCCTCGCACGGCGCAAGTCCCGCCGAAGCCTGGACCGAAGCCCGCGCCCTCAAGGCCTGCATCCCCGAGGCCGTGGAACGCTACGAGGAAGTCCGCAACGATCGCATCCTCGAGCGACACGAGCGAGAGCTTGCGGCGTGGGAGGAGGCCGGAGGCGAGGCCGGCGGCCGGCCCAAGCCCCAGAAGCCCAAGCTGCCCCGCGCGGGAACCTGGGTCCACATGCCCAGCGGCTTCTGGAACGGCGCCATCTACCCGCTCATCCCCTACGCAATCCGCGGCACCATCTGGTACCAGGGGGAATCGAACACGGACACCGCAGAGCAGACGGCGGAGTACCACAGGCTGCTGCCGGCGATGATCCGATCCTGGCGGCAGGAGTGGGGGCAGGGGGACTTCCCTTTCCTCATAGTCGAACTGGCACCCTACCTCCGCGTTCGCGAGGAGCCCAGCGACGGCCGCTATCCGCGCGTGCGCGAAGCGCAGCGGATCACGGCCGGGAACGTGCCCCACACCGGGCTCATCTCCACCACCGACATCGGCGATGCCCGTGACCCGCACCCCAAGAACAAGCAGGATGTCGGGAGGCGACTCGGGCTCCTCGCAGAGGCCATGGTGTACGGGCGCGACGTCGTCTACTCCGGACCCGTCCTCGAGTCCGTTGAGATCGAAGGGAACCGGGTCCGGCTCACGTTCAAGCACGTCCACGGCGGGCTTGTCACCAACCCCCCGGACCAGCCCGTCACGGGCTTCGCCGTGGCCGGCGAGGACCGCAGGTTCGTCTGGGCCCAGGCCGGCATCGACGGCTCCGACGTGCTGGTCAGGAGCGACGAGGTGACCGCCCCCGTTGCCGTGCGATACGCGTGGGCCGACAACCCGGTCTGCAACCTGTTCAACAGGGACGGCCTGCCGGCGTTTCCGTTCCGCACCGATGACTGGTAG